From a region of the Nonlabens dokdonensis DSW-6 genome:
- a CDS encoding valine--tRNA ligase, whose protein sequence is MSLASKYDSKKSEEKWYQYWMENDFFSSVPDERESYTIVIPPPNVTGVLHMGHMLNNTIQDVLIRRARLKGYNACWVPGTDHASIATEAKVVKKLKEQGIDKNDLTREEFLKHAWDWTDEYGGIILEQLKKLGASCDWSRTKFTLDDDMSASVIKVFIDLYNKGLIYRGYRMVNWDPEAKTTLSDEEVIYEERNGHLYHLKYQIKGSEDFVSIATTRPETILGDTAICVHPEDERYTSLVGKTVIVPIVNREIPVIADEYVDMEFGTGALKITPAHDENDKKIGETHHLEVIDIFNEDATLNSFGLHYVGKDRFAVRKEISQELEEKGFLIKKEDHVHKVGTSERTKAVIEPRLSDQWFLKMEDLAQPAIDAVRNDIVELLPPKFKSTYFHWMENVRDWNISRQLMWGQRIPAYYFGDGKEDFVVASSVEEAVTLSRKRTNNNNLQPEDLRQENDVLDTWFSSWLWPISVFNGVLEPNNEEINYYYPTRDLVTGPDILFFWVARMIVAGYELRGEKPFDKVYLTGLVRDKQRRKMSKSLGNSPDALKLIEEYGADGVRVGLLLSAAAGNDIMFDEKLCQQGKGFVNKIYSAYTGLIDKWEVDKSLEQPLHAAQGIAWYKSRFNKVLEEIEDHYSKYRISDVLMSSYKLIYDDFCGWLLEIVKPEYQKPIDAKTIAQVIELFEDNLRLIHPFTPFISEELWQAIIDRKPEDALCVNSWPEVGEVDDQILTDFELVQDVIAGIRTVRKEKQIAFKNEIELKTINNENLSLEYNSLIQKMGNVSNVEVINEQLAGAASYRVKSNEYFIPLEGNIDVAAELEKLEAELKRAKGFLIGVQKKLGNERFVSNAPDAVVAIEKKKEADALAKIDTIEASMKALK, encoded by the coding sequence ATGTCCCTAGCGTCAAAGTACGATTCTAAAAAGAGCGAAGAGAAATGGTATCAATACTGGATGGAAAATGACTTCTTTTCATCGGTACCAGATGAAAGAGAGAGCTACACTATAGTAATTCCGCCACCTAATGTGACCGGAGTCTTACATATGGGACACATGTTAAACAACACTATTCAGGATGTTTTAATCCGTCGTGCTCGTTTAAAAGGATATAATGCATGTTGGGTTCCTGGAACTGACCATGCATCAATTGCAACTGAAGCAAAGGTGGTAAAAAAGCTTAAAGAGCAAGGTATCGATAAAAATGACCTCACTCGAGAAGAATTTTTAAAACATGCTTGGGACTGGACTGATGAATACGGTGGTATTATATTAGAGCAACTCAAAAAACTAGGAGCTAGTTGTGACTGGTCTAGAACTAAGTTTACGTTAGATGACGATATGTCTGCATCTGTTATAAAAGTCTTTATCGATCTTTATAATAAAGGGCTAATTTACCGAGGTTACCGTATGGTAAATTGGGATCCTGAAGCAAAAACAACTCTAAGTGATGAAGAAGTTATTTATGAGGAGCGCAATGGTCACTTATACCATCTGAAATATCAAATCAAAGGAAGCGAAGACTTTGTAAGCATAGCTACAACTCGCCCAGAAACTATTCTAGGTGATACTGCAATTTGTGTGCATCCAGAAGATGAACGATATACATCATTAGTAGGTAAGACAGTTATCGTACCTATAGTAAATAGAGAGATTCCTGTCATTGCAGACGAGTATGTAGACATGGAATTTGGTACAGGAGCGTTAAAAATCACACCAGCTCATGATGAAAATGATAAGAAGATAGGAGAGACGCACCATCTTGAAGTTATTGATATCTTCAATGAAGATGCAACTTTAAATAGTTTTGGTCTTCATTATGTCGGTAAGGATCGTTTTGCAGTGCGTAAAGAGATTTCTCAGGAGCTTGAAGAAAAAGGATTTTTAATAAAGAAAGAAGATCATGTTCATAAAGTAGGAACTAGTGAGCGTACAAAGGCCGTAATTGAACCTAGATTATCAGATCAATGGTTCTTAAAGATGGAAGATCTTGCACAACCTGCTATTGATGCTGTAAGAAATGATATTGTAGAGCTGTTGCCGCCTAAATTTAAAAGTACCTATTTCCACTGGATGGAAAATGTACGCGATTGGAATATCTCAAGACAACTAATGTGGGGACAGCGTATTCCTGCTTATTATTTTGGTGATGGAAAAGAGGATTTTGTAGTTGCGAGTAGTGTAGAAGAAGCTGTTACGCTTTCGCGAAAGCGAACTAATAACAACAATTTACAACCAGAAGACTTACGTCAGGAAAATGATGTTTTGGACACGTGGTTCTCGAGTTGGTTATGGCCTATAAGTGTTTTTAACGGAGTTTTAGAGCCAAATAATGAGGAGATCAATTATTATTATCCGACAAGAGATTTAGTAACTGGACCAGATATCCTTTTCTTTTGGGTGGCTAGAATGATTGTTGCTGGGTATGAATTAAGAGGTGAAAAGCCTTTTGACAAAGTTTATTTAACTGGTTTAGTAAGAGATAAGCAAAGACGCAAAATGTCTAAGTCTCTAGGTAATTCACCAGATGCTTTAAAACTTATTGAAGAGTATGGAGCAGATGGTGTAAGAGTTGGCTTGTTATTAAGTGCTGCGGCTGGAAATGACATCATGTTTGATGAAAAACTATGTCAACAAGGTAAAGGATTTGTAAATAAAATCTATAGTGCATACACTGGTTTAATTGATAAATGGGAAGTTGATAAATCGCTAGAACAACCATTGCACGCCGCTCAGGGAATCGCCTGGTACAAGAGCAGATTCAATAAGGTGCTAGAAGAAATAGAAGATCATTATTCTAAATACAGAATAAGTGATGTCTTGATGTCGTCTTATAAATTGATTTATGATGATTTTTGTGGCTGGTTGCTAGAGATAGTAAAGCCAGAATATCAAAAACCTATTGATGCAAAAACTATTGCCCAAGTAATCGAGCTTTTTGAAGATAATTTGAGATTGATTCACCCTTTTACGCCTTTTATATCTGAGGAATTATGGCAGGCAATAATTGATCGTAAACCAGAAGACGCATTATGTGTAAATAGTTGGCCAGAAGTAGGAGAAGTTGATGATCAAATTTTGACCGATTTTGAATTAGTTCAAGATGTTATTGCTGGAATAAGAACGGTACGCAAGGAGAAGCAAATTGCTTTCAAAAACGAGATCGAACTAAAAACAATCAATAACGAAAACCTAAGTTTGGAATATAACTCATTAATTCAAAAAATGGGTAATGTTTCTAATGTTGAGGTGATTAATGAGCAACTTGCCGGCGCTGCTAGCTATCGTGTGAAGTCTAATGAGTATTTCATACCACTAGAAGGTAATATAGATGTCGCTGCAGAGCTTGAAAAACTGGAGGCTGAGCTCAAGAGAGCAAAAGGTTTCTTGATAGGTGTACAAAAGAAGCTAGGTAATGAACGATTTGTAAGCAACGCGCCAGATGCGGTTGTAGCTATAGAAAAGAAAAAAGAGGCTGATGCTCTTGCGAAAATCGACACGATAGAAGCTAGTATGAAAGCTTTGAAATAA
- a CDS encoding acyl-CoA-binding protein — MTEKELDKKFNAAFAKASSEEQSLVPPDLQLHLYAYYKRAIDEPYVSNRSFESNDLRNAFKMNALIQVQAISKKEAKKRYIEIIENLYPKPW; from the coding sequence ATGACCGAAAAAGAGTTAGATAAAAAATTTAATGCCGCTTTCGCGAAAGCGTCCTCTGAAGAACAATCTCTGGTGCCACCAGACTTGCAACTTCATCTCTATGCCTATTATAAACGAGCTATAGATGAACCTTATGTAAGCAACAGAAGTTTTGAGTCCAACGATTTAAGAAATGCTTTTAAAATGAATGCCCTCATTCAAGTACAGGCAATTTCTAAAAAAGAAGCTAAGAAGAGATATATTGAAATTATCGAAAATCTATATCCAAAACCGTGGTGA
- a CDS encoding aspartyl protease family protein, with product MKFTIVFLLILLGYQNGCSQEGFVFKEGVTKEKIAFREHSNLIVMPVKINNVEFNFILDTGANKTIIFNLKGIDSLSLREGDYIKVRGYGDKEFLKAYQSKGNTIEIGDHIHNKNAEVLVLSDKEIDLSSKVDVEVHGLLGIDFFKNFVIHLDYRKSYVRAYSNYEDLPRSLRKKKQFDLKVKNGRPLVQIKLENDLLNGAYDFLIDTGSGDALWVFNEIDETFTMDNSFEDYLGFGINGKIYGLRTKVNSIDLFDTSLQKVSVSYPYKKYHNVERTSVSNDGSLGGEILRRYDVIIDYPNKKIAMKPNRFFNEGFYYNMSGLGIQRGETKLFTEIGRNFSQDKDDYGSITARKVTVSSTLEISYKYVPKIFIDYVRENSPGDKAGIEVGDQIISINGYRQRQLTLHRVSQLFYKNPYKNLRIKLKRGDEEFKVKFKNIPLIL from the coding sequence ATGAAATTTACGATTGTATTTCTTTTAATTTTACTTGGTTATCAAAATGGATGTAGTCAAGAAGGTTTTGTGTTTAAAGAAGGAGTCACAAAAGAAAAAATTGCTTTTAGGGAGCATTCTAACCTTATAGTAATGCCTGTGAAAATTAACAATGTTGAGTTTAACTTTATACTTGATACTGGTGCTAATAAAACTATCATTTTTAATCTAAAAGGTATTGATTCTTTAAGCTTAAGAGAAGGTGATTATATAAAGGTGAGAGGTTATGGTGACAAAGAGTTTCTTAAAGCATACCAGTCAAAAGGGAATACGATAGAAATAGGCGATCATATTCATAATAAGAATGCCGAGGTGTTAGTTCTAAGCGATAAGGAAATAGACCTTTCTTCAAAAGTCGATGTCGAAGTACATGGCTTATTGGGAATCGATTTTTTTAAAAATTTTGTAATTCATCTCGATTATAGAAAATCTTATGTAAGAGCATATTCTAATTATGAGGATTTGCCTAGATCATTGCGCAAGAAAAAGCAGTTTGATTTAAAAGTCAAAAACGGAAGGCCTTTGGTCCAAATAAAACTAGAAAATGACCTGCTCAATGGAGCGTACGATTTTCTCATTGACACAGGAAGTGGTGATGCATTATGGGTGTTCAATGAGATAGATGAAACATTTACTATGGATAATAGTTTTGAAGACTATTTAGGGTTTGGTATTAATGGTAAAATTTATGGTTTAAGAACTAAGGTAAATTCGATTGATTTATTTGATACATCGCTTCAGAAAGTCTCTGTTTCCTATCCCTATAAAAAATACCATAATGTGGAAAGAACATCGGTGTCTAATGATGGGAGTCTAGGAGGAGAAATATTACGCAGATATGATGTAATCATTGATTATCCCAACAAAAAAATAGCAATGAAACCCAATAGATTCTTTAACGAGGGTTTTTACTATAATATGAGTGGTTTAGGAATACAGAGAGGAGAAACAAAGTTGTTCACAGAAATAGGAAGAAACTTTTCTCAAGATAAAGATGATTATGGTAGTATTACAGCACGCAAAGTGACGGTTTCAAGTACTCTTGAGATATCTTACAAATACGTACCCAAAATTTTTATAGATTACGTAAGAGAAAATTCTCCAGGAGATAAAGCAGGAATAGAAGTAGGAGATCAAATTATTTCTATTAATGGTTACAGACAAAGACAACTCACCTTACATAGAGTAAGTCAGTTGTTTTATAAAAACCCTTATAAAAACTTAAGAATAAAACTTAAGAGAGGAGATGAAGAGTTTAAGGTAAAATTTAAAAATATCCCATTGATTTTGTAA
- a CDS encoding DUF1573 domain-containing protein encodes MKNLLLPFLLTAFLFSGLNAQNNSSLDPLTTIEFETTTIDYGEIAKGSDGVRTFTFKNTGNNPLKIYKVYSSCSCDILSKPEDPINPGENGEIKVKYDTNKVGPIVKTITVYVNIEKKLVPLRLKGIVLKSS; translated from the coding sequence ATGAAAAATTTACTACTTCCATTCTTGCTAACGGCCTTTTTATTTTCTGGTTTAAATGCTCAGAATAATAGTTCGCTTGATCCATTAACAACTATAGAGTTTGAAACAACAACTATAGATTATGGAGAAATAGCTAAAGGAAGTGATGGTGTAAGAACGTTTACTTTTAAAAATACTGGTAATAATCCACTAAAGATTTATAAAGTTTATTCTTCATGCAGCTGCGATATCTTATCAAAACCTGAGGACCCTATAAACCCTGGAGAAAATGGCGAGATCAAGGTAAAATATGACACTAATAAAGTAGGTCCTATCGTTAAAACTATTACGGTTTATGTAAACATTGAGAAGAAACTTGTTCCATTGCGTCTTAAGGGAATTGTTTTAAAAAGTTCTTAG